A region of Rhodoferax potami DNA encodes the following proteins:
- a CDS encoding thioredoxin family protein yields MSFPTDLPTPDLLVVCLCAQWCGTCTEYQPLFTALQSEFAGAKFVWVDVEDQSDLVDPIEVENFPTLLVAQGQSARFFGTVTPHLDTLRRLISSSASVDAAAVKDAEVQALVQRLRAG; encoded by the coding sequence ATGTCATTTCCCACCGATCTCCCTACCCCCGACCTGCTGGTCGTTTGCCTGTGCGCCCAGTGGTGCGGCACCTGTACTGAATACCAACCGCTGTTCACCGCTCTGCAGTCCGAGTTTGCCGGGGCCAAGTTTGTATGGGTGGATGTCGAAGACCAGTCCGACCTGGTCGACCCGATCGAAGTCGAAAACTTCCCGACGCTTTTGGTGGCCCAAGGACAGAGCGCCCGCTTTTTCGGAACCGTGACGCCCCACCTCGACACCTTGCGCAGACTCATCAGCTCGAGTGCCAGCGTCGACGCTGCCGCGGTGAAGGACGCTGAAGTGCAGGCTTTGGTTCAGCGTTTGCGCGCTGGCTGA
- a CDS encoding TlpA family protein disulfide reductase, producing the protein MRRRQLLIVGAGVCVSSAWAAGAAGTGPGFDVQAWPAKSGVPAIPAADQTGQPWSLPSLRGKVVLLNFWASWCEPCRAEMPALQALAAREQAQLAVLTINLKESPEAIARFVQISGLSLPVLRDPQGDTARAWGVRIYPSTVLIDRDGVPRATVRGALDWAGAEGEALWRPLLQPARKR; encoded by the coding sequence ATGCGTCGTCGTCAACTGCTCATTGTGGGGGCGGGTGTCTGTGTCTCATCGGCTTGGGCTGCCGGTGCGGCGGGTACAGGCCCCGGGTTCGATGTGCAAGCCTGGCCCGCAAAAAGTGGTGTGCCAGCCATCCCCGCGGCTGATCAGACAGGGCAGCCGTGGAGCCTGCCGTCACTGCGCGGCAAAGTTGTATTGCTGAATTTCTGGGCGAGTTGGTGTGAGCCATGCCGCGCCGAAATGCCGGCTTTGCAAGCACTTGCGGCGCGTGAACAGGCGCAGCTCGCGGTGTTGACGATCAATCTCAAGGAGAGCCCTGAGGCGATTGCACGCTTCGTGCAAATCAGCGGCTTGAGCTTGCCCGTGTTGCGCGACCCGCAAGGCGATACGGCCCGCGCCTGGGGCGTGCGCATCTATCCTTCAACCGTGCTGATCGACCGTGATGGTGTCCCGCGTGCCACGGTGCGTGGAGCCCTGGATTGGGCAGGTGCAGAGGGCGAGGCGCTCTGGCGCCCCTTGCTTCAGCCAGCGCGCAAACGCTGA
- a CDS encoding ferredoxin--NADP reductase, translating to MSAFLEETVLSVHHWTDRLFSFTTTRDPALRFSNGHFTMIGLMQDNGKPLLRAYSIVSANYEEHLEFLSIKVQDGPLTSKLQHIKVGDKIVIGRKPTGTLLIDYLLPGKNLYLLGSGTGLAPFLSVARDPETYEKFEKVIVVHGVREVKELAYYDYFKNELPKHEFLGEMVSKQMLYYPTVTREAFEHQGRITTLIESNQLPADLGLPPLDPATDRIMICGSPGLNKDMREILDAKGFKEGNTTTPGDYVVERAFVEQ from the coding sequence ATGAGTGCATTTCTGGAAGAAACAGTTTTAAGCGTACACCACTGGACAGACCGCCTGTTCAGCTTTACCACCACGCGTGACCCTGCGCTGCGCTTCTCGAATGGCCATTTCACCATGATCGGGCTGATGCAAGACAACGGCAAACCGCTGCTGCGCGCGTACTCCATCGTGAGTGCCAACTATGAAGAGCACCTCGAATTTTTGAGCATCAAGGTGCAAGACGGCCCGCTGACCTCCAAGCTCCAGCACATCAAGGTCGGCGACAAAATTGTGATCGGCCGCAAGCCCACCGGTACTTTGTTGATTGATTACCTCTTGCCCGGCAAAAACCTGTACCTGCTGGGCAGCGGTACCGGACTGGCACCGTTCTTGAGCGTGGCCCGCGACCCTGAGACCTACGAAAAGTTTGAAAAAGTGATCGTGGTGCACGGTGTGCGCGAAGTCAAAGAGCTGGCCTATTACGACTACTTCAAGAACGAGCTGCCCAAGCACGAGTTTTTGGGTGAAATGGTCAGCAAGCAAATGCTCTACTACCCTACGGTGACCCGTGAGGCATTCGAGCATCAAGGCCGCATCACGACGCTGATCGAATCCAACCAGTTGCCGGCCGACCTGGGCTTGCCCCCGCTGGACCCCGCGACAGACCGCATCATGATCTGCGGCAGCCCCGGCTTGAACAAGGACATGCGCGAGATTCTGGATGCCAAAGGCTTCAAGGAAGGCAACACCACCACCCCGGGCGACTATGTGGTGGAGCGCGCGTTCGTCGAGCAATAA
- a CDS encoding TIGR03643 family protein, translating to MNRLHVALSESDISRIVEMAWEDRTAFEAIEAQFGLNESAVVDLMRKHMKASSFRMWRKRMAGRTTKHLALRSPAVQRHRASHTRQA from the coding sequence ATGAACCGGCTCCACGTGGCCTTGAGCGAGTCAGATATTTCACGCATCGTGGAAATGGCGTGGGAGGACCGCACCGCGTTCGAGGCGATTGAAGCGCAGTTCGGTCTGAATGAGTCGGCGGTGGTGGACCTGATGCGCAAGCACATGAAAGCCAGCTCTTTCCGGATGTGGCGCAAGCGCATGGCAGGCCGCACCACCAAACACCTGGCTTTGCGATCACCGGCTGTGCAACGGCACCGCGCCAGCCACACCCGGCAGGCATAA
- a CDS encoding DUF2237 family protein, which produces MSALNVLGTALQACSFDPLTGFFRDGCCNTDAHDHGTHVVCAKVTADFLAYSLQRGNDLSTPRPEYRFVGLRPGDRWCLCVNRWLEALQAGVAPPVHLEATHAKALERVSLEQLREYAL; this is translated from the coding sequence ATGTCCGCCCTGAATGTTTTGGGTACTGCCCTGCAAGCCTGCTCGTTTGACCCGCTGACCGGTTTCTTCCGCGATGGCTGCTGTAATACGGATGCGCACGACCATGGCACCCATGTGGTGTGTGCCAAGGTCACTGCAGACTTTTTGGCCTATTCGCTGCAGCGCGGCAATGACCTGAGCACGCCGCGCCCGGAATACCGCTTCGTGGGGCTGCGCCCCGGGGACCGCTGGTGCTTGTGCGTGAACCGCTGGCTGGAAGCGCTCCAGGCCGGAGTAGCGCCACCCGTGCACCTCGAGGCGACCCACGCCAAAGCGCTGGAGCGGGTCAGTCTGGAGCAACTTCGGGAATACGCCTTGTAA
- a CDS encoding DUF3429 domain-containing protein, producing the protein MTATTPSAPLPLPRWAARLGYAGALPFVALAAATWLAPTAYRGHAASALLAYGATIASFMGAIHWGLAMRGALTPQPGPFVWGVFPSLVAWVALLLPAAQGLVTLALLLGMCLAVDRRSYPAYGLSPWLPMRLHLTLAAAVSLLVGSLAV; encoded by the coding sequence ATGACAGCAACAACCCCCTCGGCCCCCCTGCCCTTGCCACGGTGGGCTGCCCGCTTGGGCTATGCCGGTGCATTGCCTTTTGTGGCGCTCGCCGCTGCGACATGGCTGGCGCCCACCGCCTACCGCGGCCACGCCGCGTCAGCCTTGCTAGCCTACGGCGCCACCATCGCGAGTTTCATGGGGGCCATCCATTGGGGATTGGCCATGCGCGGGGCGCTGACGCCTCAACCGGGCCCGTTTGTGTGGGGGGTTTTCCCCAGCTTGGTGGCATGGGTAGCCCTGCTGCTGCCTGCAGCGCAGGGCCTGGTCACACTGGCTCTGTTGTTGGGCATGTGTTTGGCGGTAGACCGCCGCAGCTACCCTGCCTACGGCTTGTCACCCTGGCTACCGATGCGCCTCCACTTAACCTTGGCTGCGGCTGTCAGCCTGCTGGTCGGGAGCTTGGCGGTATGA